A section of the Aneurinibacillus migulanus genome encodes:
- a CDS encoding fructosamine kinase family protein, which translates to MRLPDFVYEHLKEHDIVAEHSISGGDICEAMTVLVDGERCFLKWRADAPPRFFTWESEGLITLKNAHNTKQTGIHVPEVKQVGEKFLLLEWMEPGSKTATTAEVLGQGLALQHQCVASVFGQKDDGFIGRLTQPKGQDEDWASLYATKRLAPFLSFGDSLWPCQRLQRLETLCVRINDLLDHKPLPSLLHGDLWSGNWMVVQTANGIVPALIDPAVSYGDREQDLAMTELFGGFPSSFYNAYNEVYPIDHAGYEERRPLYQLYYLLVHLALFGESYGTSVDQILKHYVE; encoded by the coding sequence ATGAGATTGCCGGATTTTGTTTACGAACACCTGAAGGAGCACGACATAGTAGCAGAGCATTCCATTAGCGGAGGCGATATATGCGAAGCAATGACCGTGCTGGTAGACGGTGAACGCTGCTTTCTTAAATGGCGCGCCGACGCTCCTCCCCGCTTCTTCACCTGGGAAAGCGAGGGGCTTATAACCTTAAAGAATGCGCACAACACAAAACAAACCGGCATCCACGTTCCAGAAGTAAAGCAAGTGGGAGAAAAATTCCTGCTGCTAGAGTGGATGGAACCCGGCAGTAAAACGGCAACTACAGCAGAGGTCCTAGGGCAAGGACTTGCTCTACAACACCAATGCGTAGCATCGGTTTTCGGACAGAAAGACGACGGCTTCATCGGCCGCCTGACGCAGCCGAAAGGACAGGATGAGGATTGGGCCAGCCTATACGCTACGAAGCGGCTGGCCCCGTTTCTCTCATTCGGTGATAGCCTTTGGCCGTGCCAACGCCTTCAACGCCTGGAAACGCTCTGTGTTCGGATAAACGACCTGCTTGATCACAAGCCTTTGCCATCCCTGCTGCACGGCGATTTGTGGAGTGGCAATTGGATGGTAGTGCAGACGGCTAACGGTATCGTGCCTGCACTCATCGATCCTGCCGTTTCCTATGGTGATCGCGAACAGGATTTGGCAATGACGGAGCTATTCGGCGGCTTTCCATCCTCTTTTTACAATGCATACAACGAAGTGTATCCGATAGATCATGCCGGTTATGAAGAACGCCGTCCACTGTATCAATTATATTATCTGCTCGTTCATCTTGCGTTGTTCGGTGAATCGTACGGCACATCTGTCGATCAGATTTTGAAACATTACGTAGAATAG
- the cimA gene encoding citramalate synthase: MKAQVFIYDTTLRDGTQGEGVSLSVDDKLKIAKKLDQLGVHYIEGGWPGSNPKDMEFFLRAKELNLKHAKITAFGSTRRFGVTAEADANLNMIIESGVEAVAIFGKSWDFHVTEALGTTLEENLNMIYESVRFLKEKGLEVIYDAEHFFDGYKHNPEYALETVRRASEAGADWLALCDTNGGSLPYEISEIVTRVREAVPTPIGIHCHNDSELAVANSLAAVMAGATQVQGTMNGFGERCGNANLISVIPNLQLKMGYACVPDEQLKQLTNTSRYVYEIANISPPNVQAFVGQSAFAHKGGMHVSAILKSADTYEHIKPEAVGNTRRVLVSELSGQSNLLFKAQELNLDLDKNKPEGRAIIQQVKELEHQGYQYEGAEASFELLVRKGLGDYEEVFTVESFKVLMEKAGEQEVMTEATVKINVNGQIVHTVAEGNGPVNALDNALRKAIEAFFPNIKEMYLTDYKVRVLSEQDATASKVRVLVESTRDGHDSWSTVGVSANVIEASWEALLDSMRYALLGRRDEVEDLQPEETERQGILNH, from the coding sequence TTGAAAGCACAGGTCTTCATTTATGACACAACTTTGCGGGATGGAACGCAGGGGGAAGGTGTCAGCCTCTCGGTGGATGACAAGCTTAAAATCGCCAAAAAGCTTGATCAGCTTGGTGTCCATTATATTGAAGGAGGCTGGCCCGGCAGTAATCCGAAAGACATGGAATTTTTTCTGCGGGCCAAGGAGCTTAATTTAAAGCATGCGAAAATTACCGCGTTTGGCAGCACCCGTCGCTTTGGTGTAACGGCAGAGGCAGACGCGAATCTGAATATGATTATCGAAAGTGGAGTTGAAGCTGTCGCAATATTCGGCAAAAGTTGGGACTTTCACGTAACGGAAGCTCTCGGCACTACACTGGAAGAGAATTTGAATATGATTTATGAATCAGTCCGTTTTCTAAAGGAAAAGGGGCTTGAAGTAATTTATGATGCAGAGCACTTTTTTGACGGTTATAAGCACAACCCGGAATATGCGTTAGAGACCGTCCGTCGTGCTTCGGAGGCTGGTGCGGACTGGCTTGCGCTGTGCGATACGAATGGAGGTTCGTTGCCATACGAGATCAGCGAGATTGTGACACGTGTGCGTGAAGCGGTACCTACACCGATCGGTATTCATTGTCATAATGACAGCGAGCTGGCCGTAGCTAATTCACTGGCCGCGGTGATGGCGGGCGCGACGCAGGTGCAAGGAACGATGAACGGATTTGGCGAACGTTGTGGCAACGCCAACCTCATCTCGGTCATTCCGAACTTGCAGCTGAAGATGGGATACGCCTGTGTGCCGGATGAGCAGCTCAAGCAATTGACCAATACGTCCCGTTACGTTTATGAAATCGCCAATATTTCGCCACCTAACGTTCAGGCATTCGTCGGACAGAGCGCGTTTGCACATAAGGGTGGCATGCACGTAAGCGCAATTTTGAAATCAGCGGATACGTACGAGCATATTAAGCCTGAAGCAGTCGGAAATACACGGCGTGTGCTTGTCTCAGAGTTGTCTGGGCAGAGCAATCTGCTGTTTAAAGCCCAGGAGCTCAACCTTGATCTGGATAAAAACAAGCCGGAAGGCCGTGCGATTATCCAGCAAGTAAAAGAGTTAGAGCATCAGGGCTACCAGTATGAGGGTGCGGAAGCTTCATTTGAACTTCTTGTACGCAAAGGTCTTGGTGACTATGAAGAAGTATTTACCGTCGAATCATTCAAAGTATTGATGGAGAAAGCCGGCGAACAGGAGGTTATGACGGAAGCTACGGTTAAAATAAATGTGAATGGGCAGATTGTCCATACAGTAGCGGAAGGGAACGGTCCGGTCAACGCGCTTGACAACGCGCTTCGTAAAGCGATAGAAGCATTCTTCCCTAATATTAAAGAAATGTATCTGACAGATTATAAAGTACGCGTATTAAGTGAACAGGACGCAACGGCATCAAAAGTACGGGTGCTGGTGGAATCGACGCGCGACGGCCATGACAGTTGGAGTACGGTGGGCGTGTCGGCGAATGTTATCGAAGCAAGCTGGGAGGCGCTACTCGACAGTATGCGTTATGCGCTGCTGGGCCGCCGTGACGAGGTGGAGGACCTTCAGCCTGAAGAAACGGAGCGTCAGGGCATTCTAAACCATTGA